One Brassica napus cultivar Da-Ae chromosome C4, Da-Ae, whole genome shotgun sequence genomic region harbors:
- the LOC106392113 gene encoding probable sphingolipid transporter spinster homolog 3 isoform X5 — protein sequence MVTKEDDCLPPAAEPSRCCSPSSTTPPAELETIRSLEIVESSFLSPVWLLVIFCIINLLNYMDRGAIASNGVNGSTKSCNDKGKCIPATGIQGHYNLSNFEDGVLSSSFMVGLLIASPVFASLAKSFNPFRLIGVGLTVWTVAVVGCGSSFAFWFIVLCRMFVGVGEASFISLAAPFIDDNAPHKQKAAWLGLFYMCIPSGVALGYVYGGYVGKHFSWRYAFWGEAVLMAPFAVLGFLIKPLQLKGFPSTDSVEVMASSLGAEVSKNNNHLQAGNEIKHDEVEVSIEIGRSSYANTVWKSITQFARDMKVLCKERVFVVNVLGYVAYNFVIGAYSYWGPKAGYNIYKMKNADMIFGAVTIICGIVGTLSGGLILDHVTSTIPNAFKLLSGATFIGATCCFTAFTLKSLYGFVALFAIGELLVFATQVKKKLPFFCLSGSCELCVFALCGTKFKTTINGYLHCGNSHIWRCSIFATCRYCSGSYRQLEKNSADSYIGSVLSCCNMVYRDVHKHCRSL from the exons ATGGTGACCAAAGAAGATGATTGTCTTCCTCCAGCGGCAGAGCCGTCGAGATGTTGTTCTCCTTCTTCTACGACTCCTCCTGCAGAGCTAGAGACTATTCGAAGCTTAGAAATCGTGGAATCATCCTTTCTCTCTCCCGTTTG GTTACTAGTGATCTTTTGCATCATTAACTTATTAAACTACATGGATCGAGGTGCGATAGCAAGCAATGGTGTTAATGGAAGTACCAAGAGTTGTAATGATAAGGGCAAATGCATTCCTGCAACTGGAATTCA GGGACATTATAACCTAAGTAATTTTGAAGATGGTGTATTGTCATCTTCCTTCATGGTTGGGCTTCTTATTGCATCCCCAGTCTTTGCTTCATTGGCAAAGAG CTTCAATCCATTTAGACTTATTGGAGTAGGTTTAACTGTTTGGACTGTTGCAGTTGTCGGCTGTGGCAGTTCCTTTGCCTTTTGGTTTATCGTCTTATGTCGCAT GTTTGTTGGTGTAGGTGAAGCTTCTTTCATTAGTCTTGCAGCTCCATTTATAGATGATAATGCTCCTCATAAACAG AAAGCTGCATGGCTTGGACTGTTTTACATGTGTATACCAAGTGGTGTTGCTCTTGGTTATGTCTATGGCGGATAC GTCGGAAAACATTTTAGCTGGCGCTATGCATTTTGGGGAGAAGCGGTTTTAATGGCTCCATTCGCTGTTCTTGGTTTCTTGATAAAACCTTTGCAGTTAAAAG GGTTCCCTTCTACTGATTCAGTTGAAGTAATGGCTTCATCACTAG GTGCAGAGGTATCGaaaaacaacaaccatcttcaagCTGGTAATGAGATTAAGCATGATGAAGTTGAGGTCTCTATTGAGATTGGCAGGTCAAGTTACGCTAACACAGTTTGGAAATCAATAACTCAATTTGCGAGAGACATGAAAGTCCTATGCAAAGAAAGGGTCTTTGTTGTTAATGTCTTAG GTTATGTAGCATACAATTTTGTTATTGGTGCATATTCATATTGGGGACCAAAGGCCGGttataacatttataaaatg AAAAACGCTGATATGATCTTTGGGGCAGTAACTATCATTTGTGGGATCGTTGGAACATTATCAGGTGGCTTAATACTAGATCATGTCACTTCTACAATTCCAAATGCTTTCAAGCTCTTATCCGGAGCAACATTTATCGGGGCGACATGTTGCTTTACTGCATTCACCTTGAAGAGTTTATACGGTTTCGTAGCTCTTTTCGCCATAGGAGAGCTTCTTGTGTTTGCTACACAGGTAAAgaaaaa ATTaccttttttttgtctttcagGCTCCTGTGAATTATGTGTGTTTGCATTGTGTGGAACCAAGTTTAAGACCACTATCAATGGCTATCTCCACTGTGGCAATTCACATATTTGGCGATGTTCCATCTTCGCCACTTGTCGGTATTGTTCAG GATCATATCGACAGTTGGAGAAAAACAGCGCTGATTCTTACATCGGTTCTGTTCTTAGCTGCTGCAATATGGTTTATAG GGATGTTCATAAACATTGTAGATCGCTTTAA
- the LOC106392113 gene encoding probable sphingolipid transporter spinster homolog 3 isoform X2: MVTKEDDCLPPAAEPSRCCSPSSTTPPAELETIRSLEIVESSFLSPVWLLVIFCIINLLNYMDRGAIASNGVNGSTKSCNDKGKCIPATGIQGHYNLSNFEDGVLSSSFMVGLLIASPVFASLAKSFNPFRLIGVGLTVWTVAVVGCGSSFAFWFIVLCRMFVGVGEASFISLAAPFIDDNAPHKQKAAWLGLFYMCIPSGVALGYVYGGYVGKHFSWRYAFWGEAVLMAPFAVLGFLIKPLQLKGFPSTDSVEVMASSLGAEVSKNNNHLQAGNEIKHDEVEVSIEIGRSSYANTVWKSITQFARDMKVLCKERVFVVNVLGYVAYNFVIGAYSYWGPKAGYNIYKMKNADMIFGAVTIICGIVGTLSGGLILDHVTSTIPNAFKLLSGATFIGATCCFTAFTLKSLYGFVALFAIGELLVFATQAPVNYVCLHCVEPSLRPLSMAISTVAIHIFGDVPSSPLVGIVQDHIDSWRKTALILTSVLFLAAAIWFIGMFINIVDRFNEEAESENPRSRQEQSIMVMNS, encoded by the exons ATGGTGACCAAAGAAGATGATTGTCTTCCTCCAGCGGCAGAGCCGTCGAGATGTTGTTCTCCTTCTTCTACGACTCCTCCTGCAGAGCTAGAGACTATTCGAAGCTTAGAAATCGTGGAATCATCCTTTCTCTCTCCCGTTTG GTTACTAGTGATCTTTTGCATCATTAACTTATTAAACTACATGGATCGAGGTGCGATAGCAAGCAATGGTGTTAATGGAAGTACCAAGAGTTGTAATGATAAGGGCAAATGCATTCCTGCAACTGGAATTCA GGGACATTATAACCTAAGTAATTTTGAAGATGGTGTATTGTCATCTTCCTTCATGGTTGGGCTTCTTATTGCATCCCCAGTCTTTGCTTCATTGGCAAAGAG CTTCAATCCATTTAGACTTATTGGAGTAGGTTTAACTGTTTGGACTGTTGCAGTTGTCGGCTGTGGCAGTTCCTTTGCCTTTTGGTTTATCGTCTTATGTCGCAT GTTTGTTGGTGTAGGTGAAGCTTCTTTCATTAGTCTTGCAGCTCCATTTATAGATGATAATGCTCCTCATAAACAG AAAGCTGCATGGCTTGGACTGTTTTACATGTGTATACCAAGTGGTGTTGCTCTTGGTTATGTCTATGGCGGATAC GTCGGAAAACATTTTAGCTGGCGCTATGCATTTTGGGGAGAAGCGGTTTTAATGGCTCCATTCGCTGTTCTTGGTTTCTTGATAAAACCTTTGCAGTTAAAAG GGTTCCCTTCTACTGATTCAGTTGAAGTAATGGCTTCATCACTAG GTGCAGAGGTATCGaaaaacaacaaccatcttcaagCTGGTAATGAGATTAAGCATGATGAAGTTGAGGTCTCTATTGAGATTGGCAGGTCAAGTTACGCTAACACAGTTTGGAAATCAATAACTCAATTTGCGAGAGACATGAAAGTCCTATGCAAAGAAAGGGTCTTTGTTGTTAATGTCTTAG GTTATGTAGCATACAATTTTGTTATTGGTGCATATTCATATTGGGGACCAAAGGCCGGttataacatttataaaatg AAAAACGCTGATATGATCTTTGGGGCAGTAACTATCATTTGTGGGATCGTTGGAACATTATCAGGTGGCTTAATACTAGATCATGTCACTTCTACAATTCCAAATGCTTTCAAGCTCTTATCCGGAGCAACATTTATCGGGGCGACATGTTGCTTTACTGCATTCACCTTGAAGAGTTTATACGGTTTCGTAGCTCTTTTCGCCATAGGAGAGCTTCTTGTGTTTGCTACACAG GCTCCTGTGAATTATGTGTGTTTGCATTGTGTGGAACCAAGTTTAAGACCACTATCAATGGCTATCTCCACTGTGGCAATTCACATATTTGGCGATGTTCCATCTTCGCCACTTGTCGGTATTGTTCAG GATCATATCGACAGTTGGAGAAAAACAGCGCTGATTCTTACATCGGTTCTGTTCTTAGCTGCTGCAATATGGTTTATAG GGATGTTCATAAACATTGTAGATCGCTTTAACGAAGAAGCTGAAAGTGAGAACCCGAGAAGCAGGCAAGAACAATCGATTATGGTGATGAATTCATAA
- the LOC106392113 gene encoding probable sphingolipid transporter spinster homolog 3 isoform X3, which translates to MVTKEDDCLPPAAEPSRCCSPSSTTPPAELETIRSLEIVESSFLSPVWLLVIFCIINLLNYMDRGAIASNGVNGSTKSCNDKGKCIPATGIQGHYNLSNFEDGVLSSSFMVGLLIASPVFASLAKSFNPFRLIGVGLTVWTVAVVGCGSSFAFWFIVLCRMFVGVGEASFISLAAPFIDDNAPHKQVGKHFSWRYAFWGEAVLMAPFAVLGFLIKPLQLKGFPSTDSVEVMASSLGAEVSKNNNHLQAGNEIKHDEVEVSIEIGRSSYANTVWKSITQFARDMKVLCKERVFVVNVLGYVAYNFVIGAYSYWGPKAGYNIYKMKNADMIFGAVTIICGIVGTLSGGLILDHVTSTIPNAFKLLSGATFIGATCCFTAFTLKSLYGFVALFAIGELLVFATQAPVNYVCLHCVEPSLRPLSMAISTVAIHIFGDVPSSPLVGIVQDHIDSWRKTALILTSVLFLAAAIWFIGMFINIVDRFNEEAESENPRSRQEQSIMVMNS; encoded by the exons ATGGTGACCAAAGAAGATGATTGTCTTCCTCCAGCGGCAGAGCCGTCGAGATGTTGTTCTCCTTCTTCTACGACTCCTCCTGCAGAGCTAGAGACTATTCGAAGCTTAGAAATCGTGGAATCATCCTTTCTCTCTCCCGTTTG GTTACTAGTGATCTTTTGCATCATTAACTTATTAAACTACATGGATCGAGGTGCGATAGCAAGCAATGGTGTTAATGGAAGTACCAAGAGTTGTAATGATAAGGGCAAATGCATTCCTGCAACTGGAATTCA GGGACATTATAACCTAAGTAATTTTGAAGATGGTGTATTGTCATCTTCCTTCATGGTTGGGCTTCTTATTGCATCCCCAGTCTTTGCTTCATTGGCAAAGAG CTTCAATCCATTTAGACTTATTGGAGTAGGTTTAACTGTTTGGACTGTTGCAGTTGTCGGCTGTGGCAGTTCCTTTGCCTTTTGGTTTATCGTCTTATGTCGCAT GTTTGTTGGTGTAGGTGAAGCTTCTTTCATTAGTCTTGCAGCTCCATTTATAGATGATAATGCTCCTCATAAACAG GTCGGAAAACATTTTAGCTGGCGCTATGCATTTTGGGGAGAAGCGGTTTTAATGGCTCCATTCGCTGTTCTTGGTTTCTTGATAAAACCTTTGCAGTTAAAAG GGTTCCCTTCTACTGATTCAGTTGAAGTAATGGCTTCATCACTAG GTGCAGAGGTATCGaaaaacaacaaccatcttcaagCTGGTAATGAGATTAAGCATGATGAAGTTGAGGTCTCTATTGAGATTGGCAGGTCAAGTTACGCTAACACAGTTTGGAAATCAATAACTCAATTTGCGAGAGACATGAAAGTCCTATGCAAAGAAAGGGTCTTTGTTGTTAATGTCTTAG GTTATGTAGCATACAATTTTGTTATTGGTGCATATTCATATTGGGGACCAAAGGCCGGttataacatttataaaatg AAAAACGCTGATATGATCTTTGGGGCAGTAACTATCATTTGTGGGATCGTTGGAACATTATCAGGTGGCTTAATACTAGATCATGTCACTTCTACAATTCCAAATGCTTTCAAGCTCTTATCCGGAGCAACATTTATCGGGGCGACATGTTGCTTTACTGCATTCACCTTGAAGAGTTTATACGGTTTCGTAGCTCTTTTCGCCATAGGAGAGCTTCTTGTGTTTGCTACACAG GCTCCTGTGAATTATGTGTGTTTGCATTGTGTGGAACCAAGTTTAAGACCACTATCAATGGCTATCTCCACTGTGGCAATTCACATATTTGGCGATGTTCCATCTTCGCCACTTGTCGGTATTGTTCAG GATCATATCGACAGTTGGAGAAAAACAGCGCTGATTCTTACATCGGTTCTGTTCTTAGCTGCTGCAATATGGTTTATAG GGATGTTCATAAACATTGTAGATCGCTTTAACGAAGAAGCTGAAAGTGAGAACCCGAGAAGCAGGCAAGAACAATCGATTATGGTGATGAATTCATAA
- the LOC106392113 gene encoding probable sphingolipid transporter spinster homolog 3 isoform X1, translated as MVTKEDDCLPPAAEPSRCCSPSSTTPPAELETIRSLEIVESSFLSPVWLLVIFCIINLLNYMDRGAIASNGVNGSTKSCNDKGKCIPATGIQGHYNLSNFEDGVLSSSFMVGLLIASPVFASLAKSFNPFRLIGVGLTVWTVAVVGCGSSFAFWFIVLCRMFVGVGEASFISLAAPFIDDNAPHKQVSVFSFLFCTSYAPFLTSKWFLQKAAWLGLFYMCIPSGVALGYVYGGYVGKHFSWRYAFWGEAVLMAPFAVLGFLIKPLQLKGFPSTDSVEVMASSLGAEVSKNNNHLQAGNEIKHDEVEVSIEIGRSSYANTVWKSITQFARDMKVLCKERVFVVNVLGYVAYNFVIGAYSYWGPKAGYNIYKMKNADMIFGAVTIICGIVGTLSGGLILDHVTSTIPNAFKLLSGATFIGATCCFTAFTLKSLYGFVALFAIGELLVFATQAPVNYVCLHCVEPSLRPLSMAISTVAIHIFGDVPSSPLVGIVQDHIDSWRKTALILTSVLFLAAAIWFIGMFINIVDRFNEEAESENPRSRQEQSIMVMNS; from the exons ATGGTGACCAAAGAAGATGATTGTCTTCCTCCAGCGGCAGAGCCGTCGAGATGTTGTTCTCCTTCTTCTACGACTCCTCCTGCAGAGCTAGAGACTATTCGAAGCTTAGAAATCGTGGAATCATCCTTTCTCTCTCCCGTTTG GTTACTAGTGATCTTTTGCATCATTAACTTATTAAACTACATGGATCGAGGTGCGATAGCAAGCAATGGTGTTAATGGAAGTACCAAGAGTTGTAATGATAAGGGCAAATGCATTCCTGCAACTGGAATTCA GGGACATTATAACCTAAGTAATTTTGAAGATGGTGTATTGTCATCTTCCTTCATGGTTGGGCTTCTTATTGCATCCCCAGTCTTTGCTTCATTGGCAAAGAG CTTCAATCCATTTAGACTTATTGGAGTAGGTTTAACTGTTTGGACTGTTGCAGTTGTCGGCTGTGGCAGTTCCTTTGCCTTTTGGTTTATCGTCTTATGTCGCAT GTTTGTTGGTGTAGGTGAAGCTTCTTTCATTAGTCTTGCAGCTCCATTTATAGATGATAATGCTCCTCATAAACAGGTTtctgttttctcttttttgttttgcacTTCATATGCACCATTTCTGACTTCTAAATGGTTTCTTCAGAAAGCTGCATGGCTTGGACTGTTTTACATGTGTATACCAAGTGGTGTTGCTCTTGGTTATGTCTATGGCGGATAC GTCGGAAAACATTTTAGCTGGCGCTATGCATTTTGGGGAGAAGCGGTTTTAATGGCTCCATTCGCTGTTCTTGGTTTCTTGATAAAACCTTTGCAGTTAAAAG GGTTCCCTTCTACTGATTCAGTTGAAGTAATGGCTTCATCACTAG GTGCAGAGGTATCGaaaaacaacaaccatcttcaagCTGGTAATGAGATTAAGCATGATGAAGTTGAGGTCTCTATTGAGATTGGCAGGTCAAGTTACGCTAACACAGTTTGGAAATCAATAACTCAATTTGCGAGAGACATGAAAGTCCTATGCAAAGAAAGGGTCTTTGTTGTTAATGTCTTAG GTTATGTAGCATACAATTTTGTTATTGGTGCATATTCATATTGGGGACCAAAGGCCGGttataacatttataaaatg AAAAACGCTGATATGATCTTTGGGGCAGTAACTATCATTTGTGGGATCGTTGGAACATTATCAGGTGGCTTAATACTAGATCATGTCACTTCTACAATTCCAAATGCTTTCAAGCTCTTATCCGGAGCAACATTTATCGGGGCGACATGTTGCTTTACTGCATTCACCTTGAAGAGTTTATACGGTTTCGTAGCTCTTTTCGCCATAGGAGAGCTTCTTGTGTTTGCTACACAG GCTCCTGTGAATTATGTGTGTTTGCATTGTGTGGAACCAAGTTTAAGACCACTATCAATGGCTATCTCCACTGTGGCAATTCACATATTTGGCGATGTTCCATCTTCGCCACTTGTCGGTATTGTTCAG GATCATATCGACAGTTGGAGAAAAACAGCGCTGATTCTTACATCGGTTCTGTTCTTAGCTGCTGCAATATGGTTTATAG GGATGTTCATAAACATTGTAGATCGCTTTAACGAAGAAGCTGAAAGTGAGAACCCGAGAAGCAGGCAAGAACAATCGATTATGGTGATGAATTCATAA
- the LOC106392113 gene encoding probable sphingolipid transporter spinster homolog 3 isoform X4: MVYCHLPSWLGFLLHPQSLLHWQRVVGCGSSFAFWFIVLCRMFVGVGEASFISLAAPFIDDNAPHKQVSVFSFLFCTSYAPFLTSKWFLQKAAWLGLFYMCIPSGVALGYVYGGYVGKHFSWRYAFWGEAVLMAPFAVLGFLIKPLQLKGFPSTDSVEVMASSLGAEVSKNNNHLQAGNEIKHDEVEVSIEIGRSSYANTVWKSITQFARDMKVLCKERVFVVNVLGYVAYNFVIGAYSYWGPKAGYNIYKMKNADMIFGAVTIICGIVGTLSGGLILDHVTSTIPNAFKLLSGATFIGATCCFTAFTLKSLYGFVALFAIGELLVFATQAPVNYVCLHCVEPSLRPLSMAISTVAIHIFGDVPSSPLVGIVQDHIDSWRKTALILTSVLFLAAAIWFIGMFINIVDRFNEEAESENPRSRQEQSIMVMNS, encoded by the exons ATGGTGTATTGTCATCTTCCTTCATGGTTGGGCTTCTTATTGCATCCCCAGTCTTTGCTTCATTGGCAAAGAG TTGTCGGCTGTGGCAGTTCCTTTGCCTTTTGGTTTATCGTCTTATGTCGCAT GTTTGTTGGTGTAGGTGAAGCTTCTTTCATTAGTCTTGCAGCTCCATTTATAGATGATAATGCTCCTCATAAACAGGTTtctgttttctcttttttgttttgcacTTCATATGCACCATTTCTGACTTCTAAATGGTTTCTTCAGAAAGCTGCATGGCTTGGACTGTTTTACATGTGTATACCAAGTGGTGTTGCTCTTGGTTATGTCTATGGCGGATAC GTCGGAAAACATTTTAGCTGGCGCTATGCATTTTGGGGAGAAGCGGTTTTAATGGCTCCATTCGCTGTTCTTGGTTTCTTGATAAAACCTTTGCAGTTAAAAG GGTTCCCTTCTACTGATTCAGTTGAAGTAATGGCTTCATCACTAG GTGCAGAGGTATCGaaaaacaacaaccatcttcaagCTGGTAATGAGATTAAGCATGATGAAGTTGAGGTCTCTATTGAGATTGGCAGGTCAAGTTACGCTAACACAGTTTGGAAATCAATAACTCAATTTGCGAGAGACATGAAAGTCCTATGCAAAGAAAGGGTCTTTGTTGTTAATGTCTTAG GTTATGTAGCATACAATTTTGTTATTGGTGCATATTCATATTGGGGACCAAAGGCCGGttataacatttataaaatg AAAAACGCTGATATGATCTTTGGGGCAGTAACTATCATTTGTGGGATCGTTGGAACATTATCAGGTGGCTTAATACTAGATCATGTCACTTCTACAATTCCAAATGCTTTCAAGCTCTTATCCGGAGCAACATTTATCGGGGCGACATGTTGCTTTACTGCATTCACCTTGAAGAGTTTATACGGTTTCGTAGCTCTTTTCGCCATAGGAGAGCTTCTTGTGTTTGCTACACAG GCTCCTGTGAATTATGTGTGTTTGCATTGTGTGGAACCAAGTTTAAGACCACTATCAATGGCTATCTCCACTGTGGCAATTCACATATTTGGCGATGTTCCATCTTCGCCACTTGTCGGTATTGTTCAG GATCATATCGACAGTTGGAGAAAAACAGCGCTGATTCTTACATCGGTTCTGTTCTTAGCTGCTGCAATATGGTTTATAG GGATGTTCATAAACATTGTAGATCGCTTTAACGAAGAAGCTGAAAGTGAGAACCCGAGAAGCAGGCAAGAACAATCGATTATGGTGATGAATTCATAA